From one Triticum urartu cultivar G1812 chromosome 3, Tu2.1, whole genome shotgun sequence genomic stretch:
- the LOC125547556 gene encoding uncharacterized protein LOC125547556, which yields MRTYIVATLLALSLVGRLSAAVAEDTIIRLPTHGLGADGAGRVTAGLPPGMGRPSCCDHERCGGSILRSCRCLDDFEHCPATCEDCERVVTPSGRYGYYCHDSYFGGPAPRCTKVGRNGHISSSN from the exons ATGAGGACATACATTGTTGCCACCCTGCTGGCGCTTTCCCTGGTCGGGCGCCTCTCCGCTGCCGTCGCCGAAGACACCATTATTCGTCTCCCGACCCATG GTCTAGGGGCCGATGGCGCCGGGAGAGTGACGGCGGGGTTGCCGCCGGGTATGGGGCGGCCGAGCTGCTGCGACCACGAGAGGTGCGGCGGGTCTATCCTGCGGAGCTGCCGCTGCCTGGACGACTTCGAGCACTGCCCCGCCACCTGCGAGGACTGCGAGAGGGTGGTGACTCCATCTGGCCGGTACGGCTACTACTGCCACGACAGTTACTTTGGCGGCCCCGCGCCCAGGTGCACCAAGGTTGGCCGCAACGGCCACATCTCTAGCAGTAACTAG